The Streptomyces sp. ICC1 DNA window TGCCGTGCACTGTGTCCCGGGAAGACTACCCAAGCCGGCCCCGGAGGGAACCACGGCTACCGCTGGCCCCTCTTGTACGGGGAAGGGGGCGACGACATGAAGGCGACCACGAAGAGGACGGCCCGGTCCGCGACCGCGCGGACGGCGCCGACCGTGCTCGCGGCACTGCTGTGCGCGGTGCTCGCGGGCTGCGGCACCGTACGGGCGGGGGAGGCGGCGGGGCCCGCCCCCGTCGCGGCGCCGAGCCCGGCGATCTGCGATCTGGACGGGCCGACGGACGGCGGAGCGGGCGTCGGCACGGCGGCCCCTGACATCCCGACGGATGAGGAGACGGGCGCGTACGCGGGCCCGCCCACGGACGAGAACACGGGTGCCTACGCGGGCCCGCCCACGGACGAGGAGACGGGCACGTACGCGGGCCCGCCCACGGACCAGGACACGGGCGTCCCGGACCCGCCGACCGATCAGGACTCCGGCACCCCGGACCCGCCCACGGACGGCACGGCCGCGCCCGGCGGCGGGGGCGGAGCCGTCACCAACGGCGCGGGCCCGTGCGGCGCCGCCGGATGGTTCGACATGACCCGTGACTTCGCCGCCTACTACGGCGAGCACCGCACCGAAGCGGACTGGACCGTCCCCGCCGACGGCATCGGCGCCGTCCGCGTCCGCAAGGTGGGCGGGTCCGGCCTCGCCGAGGTCGCCTTCACCACCGCGGGCAAGGGCAAGAGCAGGGGCGACGACGCGCGCCGGGTGGCACGGGTCTTCGCGGACTGGCGGCGCGAGGTGTACGGGGACAGCGGTACGGTCACCGTCCGCTCGCGCGAGTCCTACCCGGTCGTGGTGACCGACTCCTGGTGACCCCGGCCGTCCCCAGACCGGCCGCCCCGACGCCCAGCCCCGACGCCCAGCCCTGAATCCAGCCCCAGACCCACGGAAAGCCGAGGCGGAAACGCGATGACCGACGACGCCGCGAACGAGCCGCACGTCCCCTCCGACGCGGAGCGCGCCGCCCGCGCCCGGGTGCGGGAGGAGGCCGCCGGACTGACCCACCACGAGGCCGCCGAGGCGCTGGAGGCAGCCGAACGGGCCGCCGAGGAGGTCAGGGGCGATCCGCAGGGCGGCGATGACGCCACCCGCGCCGCCACCGCGGAGTGGCTGCGGATCACGGAGCTGCTCTTCGACCACGGCGGACCGTATTCACCCGATACGGACGCGTTCCTCCAGGGTCAGCTCGCGGCACGCGGGGCCCGCTCCGCCCCCAAGCCCGGCTTGGGTAAGCCATAAGCCCGGGTTATAGGGGCATAAGTAGGGGGTGGGTTCTGGGTTAGGCTTGCCTCAGTTTAGTGTTCCCTTGATCGAGTCAATTCGTCGTTCGAAGGGAACCAGACATGCCTCGCCCCCTGCGGGTAGCAATCGTCGGTGCCGGCCCCGCCGGCATCTACGCCGCCGACGCCCTGCTGAAGTCCGAGGCGGCCACCGAGCCGGGTGTGTCCATCGACCTGTTCGAGCGGATGCCGGCGCCCTTCGGTCTGATCCGGTACGGCGTCGCGCCCGACCACCCGCGCATCAAGGGCATCATCACCGCCCTCCACCAGGTGCTCGACAAGCCGCAGGTCCGTCTCTTCGGCAACGTCGACTATCCGAACGACATCAGCCTCGACGAGCTGCACTCGTTCTACGACGCCGTGATCTTCTCCACGGGTGCCACCGCCGACCGTGAGCTCACCATCCCGGGCGTCGAGCTCGACGGCTCCCACGGCGCCGCGGACTTCGTCTCCTGGTACGACGGGCACCCCGACGTACCGCGCACCTGGCCCCTGGAGGCGGAGAAGGTCGCCGTCCTCGGCGTCGGCAACGTCGCCCTCGACGTGGCCCGCATCCTCGCCAAGACCGCCGACGAGCTGCTGCCGACGGAGATACCCGCGAACGTCCACGACGGCCTCAAGGCCAACAAGGCGCTCGAGGTCCACGTCTTCGGCCGCCGCGGCCCCGCGCAGGCCAAGTTCAGCCCGATGGAGCTGCGCGAGCTGGACCACTCGCCGAACATCGAGGTCATCGTCAACCCCGAGGACATCGACTACGACGAGGGCTCGATCACCACCCGCCGCTCCAACAAGCAGGCGGACATGGTCGCCAAGACCCTGGAGAACTGGGCGATCCGCGACATCGGCGACCGCCCGCACAAGCTCTTCCTGCACTTCTTCGAGTCCCCGTCCGAGATCCTCGGCGAGGACGGCAAGGTCGTCGGACTGCGCACCGAGCGCACCGAGCTCGACGGCACCGGCAACGTCAAGGGCACCGGCCAGTTCACCGACTGGGACGTGCAGTCCGTCTACCGCGCCGTCGGCTACCTCTCCGACGAACTGCCCAAGCTGCCGTGGGACGTCGCTTCCGGCACGGTCCCGGACGAGGGCGGCCGCGTCATCGAAGCGGGTGCGCACCTCGCGTCGACGTACGTCACCGGCTGGATCCGCCGCGGTCCGATCGGTCTGATCGGCCACACCAAGGGCGACGCCAACGAGACGGTCTCGAACCTGCTCGCCGACCACGCCGAAGGCCGTCTGCGGACCCCCGCCACCCCGGAGCCGGAGGCCGTCGAGGCCTTCCTCTCGGGCCGGGAGATCCGCTTCACGACGTGGGAGGGCTGGTACAAGCTGGACGCCGCCGAGAAGGCGCTGGGCGAGCCGCAGGGCCGCGAGCGCGTGAAGCCCGTCGAGCGCGAGGAAATGCTCAAGGCGAGCGGGGCGTAAACCCCGAGGTCCGGGTGGTTCCGCCGGGTGCGGACACCACCCGGACGCCCGTGCGTACGGGTCCCCCGAACGGAGGGCGGGCGGGATCCGCCGGGCCGCGGCGGAATGCCCGGCGCCCGGGGGAGGTTCGGACCATCGCGACACCCGAACCCCCAGGACGCACGGGAGAGCTCATGAAGATCGGCATCATCGGCGCGGGCAACATCGGCGGCAACCTCACCCGCCGGCTCGCCGCCCTCGGGCACGACGTGGCCGTCGCCAACTCGCGCGGCCCGCAGACCCTGACCGGCCTCGCCGAGGAGACGGGCGCCACCCCGGTCACCGTCGCGCAGGCGGCGCGCGGCGCCGAGGTCGTGGTCGTGACCGTCCCCCTGAAGAACGTGCCCGACCTGCCCGCCGGCCTCTTCGACGGGGCGGCCCCCGGCTTCGCCGTCATCGACACCGGGAACTACTACCCGCGGCAGCGCGACGGCCGGATCGCCGGCATCGAGGACGAGGGCCTCACCGAGAGCCGCTGGACCGAGAGCCACCTCGGGCATCCCGTGGTCAAGGCCTTCAACGGCACCTACGCCCAGGACATCCTGGAGCGCCCGCTCGAAGCGGGCCACCCCGACCGGCAGGCCCTGCCCGTCGCCGGTGACGACGAGGCGGCGAAGAAGACCGTACGGGCCCTCATCGACGAGCTCGGCTTCGACACCGTCGACGCCGGCGGCCTCGACGACTCCTGGCGCCAGCAGCCCGGCACCCCCGTCTACGGCCTGCGGGAGGGCGTCGCGGCCGTCGCCAAAGCGCTCGCCGAGGCCTCGCCGGTCCGCCCGGACGATTTCCGCGGCTGATCCGCGGCT harbors:
- a CDS encoding FAD-dependent oxidoreductase; the encoded protein is MPRPLRVAIVGAGPAGIYAADALLKSEAATEPGVSIDLFERMPAPFGLIRYGVAPDHPRIKGIITALHQVLDKPQVRLFGNVDYPNDISLDELHSFYDAVIFSTGATADRELTIPGVELDGSHGAADFVSWYDGHPDVPRTWPLEAEKVAVLGVGNVALDVARILAKTADELLPTEIPANVHDGLKANKALEVHVFGRRGPAQAKFSPMELRELDHSPNIEVIVNPEDIDYDEGSITTRRSNKQADMVAKTLENWAIRDIGDRPHKLFLHFFESPSEILGEDGKVVGLRTERTELDGTGNVKGTGQFTDWDVQSVYRAVGYLSDELPKLPWDVASGTVPDEGGRVIEAGAHLASTYVTGWIRRGPIGLIGHTKGDANETVSNLLADHAEGRLRTPATPEPEAVEAFLSGREIRFTTWEGWYKLDAAEKALGEPQGRERVKPVEREEMLKASGA
- a CDS encoding NAD(P)-binding domain-containing protein, with protein sequence MATPEPPGRTGELMKIGIIGAGNIGGNLTRRLAALGHDVAVANSRGPQTLTGLAEETGATPVTVAQAARGAEVVVVTVPLKNVPDLPAGLFDGAAPGFAVIDTGNYYPRQRDGRIAGIEDEGLTESRWTESHLGHPVVKAFNGTYAQDILERPLEAGHPDRQALPVAGDDEAAKKTVRALIDELGFDTVDAGGLDDSWRQQPGTPVYGLREGVAAVAKALAEASPVRPDDFRG